In Holophagales bacterium, one DNA window encodes the following:
- a CDS encoding ParA family protein: MIVSFVSKKGGVGKTTSSVSVAAALAFLGHRTLLVDLDSQASASLSFGVSREDLAPSAYDLLFGKLPAAAVVRQTPHPRLDLITASVDLVSADVELAPLRDRELALRRRMEPLRDAYDWILFDCPPTLSVVPLGALAASDGFVVPVPPQPLATDGIELLLEAAERLRVRFGFGPRLFGLLPTMVDYRTRLARSTVAWMRERYGDRVFAAEVNVNVRLAELPGAGRDIFDLDPAARGARAYLAVATELVQRARGESPLPPSPASAAPDESARPTVAPPAAAPPAAAEQIALLSADETSGRSLVEPPTAEPAAGES; this comes from the coding sequence TTGATCGTCTCGTTCGTCAGCAAGAAGGGCGGCGTCGGGAAGACCACCAGCTCGGTCAGCGTCGCGGCCGCGCTGGCCTTCCTCGGCCATCGCACGCTCCTCGTCGACCTCGACAGCCAGGCCTCCGCCTCGCTCTCGTTCGGCGTGAGCCGCGAGGACCTCGCGCCCTCGGCCTACGACCTGCTGTTCGGCAAGCTGCCGGCGGCGGCCGTCGTCCGGCAGACGCCGCACCCACGGCTCGACCTGATCACCGCCTCGGTCGACCTGGTCTCGGCCGACGTCGAGCTCGCGCCGCTGCGCGACCGCGAGCTCGCCCTGCGCCGGCGCATGGAGCCGCTGCGCGACGCCTACGACTGGATCCTCTTCGACTGCCCGCCGACGCTCTCGGTCGTGCCGCTCGGCGCGCTCGCCGCCTCCGACGGCTTCGTCGTCCCGGTGCCACCGCAGCCGCTGGCCACCGACGGCATCGAGCTCCTGCTCGAGGCCGCCGAGCGGTTGCGCGTGCGCTTCGGTTTCGGGCCGCGGCTCTTCGGCCTGCTGCCGACGATGGTCGACTATCGCACCCGCCTGGCACGCTCCACCGTCGCCTGGATGCGCGAGCGCTACGGCGACCGCGTCTTCGCCGCCGAGGTGAACGTCAACGTCCGCCTCGCCGAGCTGCCGGGAGCCGGGCGCGACATCTTCGACCTCGACCCGGCGGCGCGCGGTGCCCGCGCCTATCTCGCGGTCGCCACCGAGCTGGTGCAGCGGGCGCGCGGCGAGAGTCCGCTGCCACCGAGCCCCGCCTCGGCGGCCCCCGACGAGAGCGCGCGGCCGACGGTCGCTCCGCCCGCCGCGGCGCCGCCCGCCGCCGCCGAGCAGATCGCGCTGCTCTCCGCCGACGAAACGAGCGGCCGCTCGCTCGTCGAGCCGCCGACCGCCGAACCCGCAGCCGGCGAGAGCTGA